From the Flavobacteriales bacterium genome, the window CCCGGCTATTTTCTTCACGTACAGCATATGGGATAGTGAAACAGACCTGGAAGCCTACCGGCAATCAGAACTCTTCAGCACAACATGGACGGAGACAAAAAAGCTGTTCGCGGAAAAGGCGGAGGCTTGGAGTCTGAAGGAAGAGGGATAGAACCAACGTGAATTCAATCACCGCATAGTAAAACCACATTCCGCAACTTTCGGGTGGTAAGTGGCGGCGGGCTTCTCTACTTTTACATTATCAAAAGCAAGAGCTGCCATGAACCCACAGGAAAACATCGATTTTAACCGCATTGCCACCGCCATTGGCTATATCCAGAACAACTTCCGGCAACAACCCGGATTGGACGAAGTGGCGGAGAAAGTTCACCTGAGTCCGTTTCATTTCCAGCGTATGTTCAAGGAATGGGCAGGGGTAAGTCCAAAGAAGTTTCTTCAATACATCAGCATTGAGCATGCCAAGAAGTTATTAAAAGAAAGTCAGGCAACCCTCTCAGATGCCACCCATCACACCGGCCTCTCCGGTACAGGTCGTCTTCACGATCTCTTCATCAACATAGAAGGCATGACCCCGGCTGAATACAAACAGGGCGGCAGAAGTCTGACCATCCACTACACCTTTGCGGACAGTCCCTTCGGCAACATCCTGATCGCATCCACATCCAAAGGTATCTGCCACCTGGCATTTGCCGACGACCAAGGACAATCGCTGAATGAGCTCATCTCACAATTCCCCAATGCCACCTTCATCCAGAAGACCGACACCATTCAACAAAATGCGCTATTTATCTTTCAGCACGACTGGACCAAACTTCATGAGATCAAACTTCACCTTAAAGGCACGGAATTTCAGCTGAAGGTATGGGAGGCCTTAATACGGATTCCCTCTGGAAATCTCACGACGTACGGTCAGATCGCCGAGTTCATTAAACACCCGAAAGCATCCAGGGCGGTAGGAACCGCCATCGGAGATAACCCCGTAGCTTACCTGATCCCTTGTCACCGTGTGATACGATCCACCGGACACTTCGGACACTATCACTGGGGCGATTCCAGGAAAACCGCCATGATAGGCTGGGAAAATGTGAGAAATGAATTAAGAGTTAAGAAATAAGAATTAAGACGTTAGAACCTAGAAATCAGAAACTACTGCAATGAAAACATTCATCCTTATCCACGGTTCATGGCACAGTGCCTGGAACTGGCATAAAGTCACACCACTATTGGAAAAAGCAGGACATAAGGTATTCGCCATAGACCTGCCCGGAATGGGAAGGGATAAAACACCTGTTCAGGACGTGACCTTTGAGAAGACGGTACAAAAAATCTGCAACCTCATAGACTCCATTGAACAACCTGTGATTCTGGTGGGACACAGCAAAAACGGTATTATGATCTCACAGGTAGCGGAACACAGAGCTGAAAAGATTGAAAAACTGATTTACCTGGCCGCCTACCTAATACCCGATGGCAAGACCCAACAAACTTATTCTTCACAAGACAAAGAAGGTTGGCTCAAACCCTATGTAAATATTGATCTTGCAACACGATCTCACACATTGGACCCAGCGATCTATAAAGAAGGGCTCTACCATGATTGTGAAGATGACATCACCGAAATGGCCAAAGTGATACTAGGAAGCGAACCGATCGAATCCGGTACAACCATCCTCAATTTAAGCGAGAAGAATTTCGGCAGCGTGCCCCGCTATTACATCGAATGCCTGGAAGATCGTGCCGTAACACCTTTCATCCAACGAAAAATGTATGCGGAAACACCATGCAGAAAAGTTTACCAAATGCAGACCAGTCACTCACCGTTTTTCAGCAAGCCGAAGGAATTGACGGAGCTATTCCAGGAGATTGCGATGATGGGATGATGTGGTGATGTGATGATGTGGTGATGTGGTGATGTGGTGAATTAAGGATGTTCATCCCTTGCCACATATGCCCAAGGTAAGGCAACCTTAAACCTTAAACCAGAAACCAGAAACCAGCAACTACAAACTATAAACCGCCTCTGCTTTGCTTCTCAAGTTGTAGGAAGAGGCCATCACTTCCGAATAGGCACCAGTGGTGCGCAAAGCGACCAGATCACCACGCCGGGTAACGGGAAGCATCACAGCCTTGCCAAAACAATCGGAAGACTCGCAGATGGGACCTACCACATCGTACTTCTCCTCCCCTTCTCCCTCACGTGACGTAAGGGATTGTATCTTATG encodes:
- a CDS encoding methylated-DNA--[protein]-cysteine S-methyltransferase — protein: MNPQENIDFNRIATAIGYIQNNFRQQPGLDEVAEKVHLSPFHFQRMFKEWAGVSPKKFLQYISIEHAKKLLKESQATLSDATHHTGLSGTGRLHDLFINIEGMTPAEYKQGGRSLTIHYTFADSPFGNILIASTSKGICHLAFADDQGQSLNELISQFPNATFIQKTDTIQQNALFIFQHDWTKLHEIKLHLKGTEFQLKVWEALIRIPSGNLTTYGQIAEFIKHPKASRAVGTAIGDNPVAYLIPCHRVIRSTGHFGHYHWGDSRKTAMIGWENVRNELRVKK
- a CDS encoding alpha/beta fold hydrolase codes for the protein MKTFILIHGSWHSAWNWHKVTPLLEKAGHKVFAIDLPGMGRDKTPVQDVTFEKTVQKICNLIDSIEQPVILVGHSKNGIMISQVAEHRAEKIEKLIYLAAYLIPDGKTQQTYSSQDKEGWLKPYVNIDLATRSHTLDPAIYKEGLYHDCEDDITEMAKVILGSEPIESGTTILNLSEKNFGSVPRYYIECLEDRAVTPFIQRKMYAETPCRKVYQMQTSHSPFFSKPKELTELFQEIAMMG
- a CDS encoding antibiotic biosynthesis monooxygenase, which gives rise to MLTRIVKMTFRPEHCQDFRRIFERVSPMIRAFPGCKGVKLYCDVNSPAIFFTYSIWDSETDLEAYRQSELFSTTWTETKKLFAEKAEAWSLKEEG